A part of Microbulbifer sp. MI-G genomic DNA contains:
- a CDS encoding class I SAM-dependent methyltransferase: protein MSALLLQELLKAPRETLWIADENSKPLLQPGFHFNGDLLTNRWDIAGLAEGIAARSFFNDFHFEELSRSYRRIVYQVSKEKAVVHHIINQAPRFLGEGGELVLLGEKQSGIKSYAAKAAERLGTAKQLQKHGNDYSSINRIIHANGGKLIGELDYSRLRSLPELGGLYSKPGLFGWNKIDKGSALLARQFTTELPREGARIVDLGCGYGYLSIQLASRGNFHFTATDNNAAALLACKQNFRTRGLTGVVTPSDAGAELDCGIADLVLCNPPFHQGFQVEAGLTNRFLQNSARLLKSTGTTLFVVNAFISLVEKGLRYYSDVQLMCQENGFCVYRLRLC from the coding sequence ATGTCAGCCCTTCTACTCCAGGAGCTGCTCAAGGCCCCAAGGGAAACTTTGTGGATCGCCGATGAAAACAGTAAGCCTCTCCTGCAGCCGGGATTTCATTTCAATGGTGATTTACTCACCAACCGCTGGGATATTGCTGGATTGGCGGAGGGTATAGCCGCACGCAGCTTTTTTAACGACTTTCACTTCGAGGAATTGAGCCGCAGCTATCGCCGCATTGTTTATCAGGTATCCAAGGAAAAGGCGGTTGTTCACCACATCATCAATCAGGCCCCGCGGTTTCTTGGTGAGGGTGGTGAGCTGGTACTGCTGGGAGAAAAACAAAGTGGTATTAAAAGCTACGCGGCAAAAGCAGCTGAGCGCCTTGGTACCGCCAAACAATTGCAGAAGCACGGCAATGACTATTCCAGTATCAATCGTATTATTCATGCGAATGGCGGGAAATTGATCGGAGAGCTGGACTACTCCCGGTTGCGCAGCCTGCCTGAGCTTGGCGGTCTGTACAGCAAACCGGGACTGTTTGGCTGGAACAAGATTGATAAAGGCAGTGCGTTACTCGCCCGGCAATTCACCACAGAACTGCCTAGGGAGGGCGCCCGCATTGTGGACCTGGGTTGTGGGTATGGTTATCTCAGTATTCAATTGGCATCACGGGGTAACTTCCATTTTACCGCAACTGACAATAATGCTGCCGCTTTGCTCGCTTGTAAACAGAATTTCCGCACACGGGGTTTGACCGGTGTCGTCACACCCTCTGATGCCGGTGCCGAACTTGATTGTGGCATCGCTGATCTGGTGCTGTGTAACCCCCCATTCCACCAGGGGTTCCAAGTGGAGGCAGGGCTGACTAATCGTTTCTTACAGAACAGCGCCCGGCTTTTGAAATCAACCGGAACAACGCTTTTTGTGGTGAATGCGTTTATCTCTTTAGTGGAAAAAGGCTTGCGCTACTATTCAGATGTGCAGCTGATGTGTCAAGAAAATGGTTTCTGTGTCTACAGGCTGCGTCTTTGTTAG
- the rsuA gene encoding 16S rRNA pseudouridine(516) synthase RsuA: MASPIRLDKAVSQVTGLSRSDAKRAAKAQRISVNDQVVTDPTVKVQASDSLCLDGVPLLKPGPRYIMLNKPMGYVSATKDPKHPTVLDLIEEPNTGRLHIAGRLDIDTTGLVLLTDDGQWSHKVTSPNHHCAKTYHAQLADKIEAMAVAKFAKGIWLNSERRRTRPAKLQILLANEARVTIGEGRYHQVKRMFAALGNKVLALHREKIGDISLDETLGEGEYRFLTPDEIASVK; the protein is encoded by the coding sequence TTGGCTAGCCCGATTCGATTGGACAAGGCAGTTAGCCAGGTAACCGGTCTCTCCCGCTCCGATGCCAAGCGCGCGGCTAAGGCACAGCGGATTAGCGTGAATGATCAAGTGGTGACTGACCCAACGGTCAAGGTGCAGGCAAGCGATTCTTTGTGCCTGGATGGCGTGCCTTTACTGAAGCCGGGACCTCGCTATATTATGCTGAACAAACCTATGGGTTATGTAAGCGCCACAAAAGATCCCAAACATCCAACGGTGCTCGATTTAATTGAGGAGCCAAACACAGGCAGGCTGCATATCGCCGGGCGCCTGGATATCGATACCACCGGACTGGTACTACTGACCGATGATGGCCAGTGGTCTCACAAGGTGACCTCACCTAACCATCACTGTGCAAAGACCTATCACGCCCAGTTGGCAGACAAGATTGAGGCGATGGCGGTGGCAAAGTTTGCCAAGGGCATTTGGCTGAATAGCGAAAGGAGGAGAACTAGGCCTGCCAAGCTTCAGATACTCCTTGCCAATGAAGCCCGTGTTACTATCGGTGAAGGTCGCTACCATCAGGTTAAGCGAATGTTTGCGGCCCTGGGTAACAAAGTCTTGGCACTGCATCGGGAAAAAATTGGCGATATCTCCCTGGATGAAACGCTCGGGGAAGGTGAATACCGCTTTCTTACCCCAGATGAAATCGCTTCGGTAAAGTAA
- the folD gene encoding bifunctional methylenetetrahydrofolate dehydrogenase/methenyltetrahydrofolate cyclohydrolase FolD, translating to MSALILDGKALAQKTEEALSVRVAALKEKSGGQTPILATILVGNDPASATYVKMKGNACHRIGMGSMQVELPSSTTTEQLLTKIEELNSNPNVHGILLQHPVPAQIEERACFDAISLEKDVDGVTCLGFGRMAMGEKAYGCATPKGIMRLLEAYDIALEGKDAVVVGRSPILGKPMAAMLLNANATVTICHSRTHNLPGHILRADIVVGAVGKPEFIKAEWIKNGAVVVDAGYHPGGVGDIELGPLTQRVAAYTPVPGGVGPMTINTLIYQTVDSGERKIG from the coding sequence ATGTCTGCACTGATTCTGGACGGCAAGGCTCTGGCACAGAAAACTGAGGAGGCACTCTCAGTTCGAGTAGCCGCACTTAAGGAAAAAAGTGGTGGCCAAACGCCTATCCTGGCGACCATCCTGGTTGGCAATGACCCCGCCTCCGCCACTTACGTGAAGATGAAGGGCAATGCCTGCCATCGCATTGGCATGGGTTCCATGCAGGTTGAGTTGCCTTCCTCTACTACTACTGAGCAACTGCTTACCAAGATCGAAGAACTCAATAGCAACCCCAACGTCCATGGCATTCTGTTGCAGCACCCGGTGCCGGCGCAGATTGAAGAGCGCGCTTGCTTCGACGCTATCAGCCTGGAAAAGGATGTGGACGGTGTGACCTGCCTGGGTTTCGGGCGTATGGCGATGGGTGAGAAAGCCTATGGCTGTGCGACACCCAAAGGCATTATGCGCCTGCTGGAGGCCTACGATATTGCGCTGGAAGGCAAGGATGCTGTGGTTGTCGGTCGCAGCCCTATCCTGGGCAAGCCCATGGCGGCTATGCTGCTTAATGCCAATGCTACAGTCACTATCTGCCATTCCCGTACCCATAATCTGCCCGGGCATATCCTTCGTGCAGATATCGTGGTAGGGGCTGTGGGCAAGCCGGAGTTCATCAAGGCGGAATGGATCAAGAATGGTGCGGTTGTGGTGGATGCCGGTTATCACCCGGGTGGTGTGGGTGATATTGAGCTGGGGCCGCTCACCCAGCGCGTAGCCGCTTATACTCCGGTTCCAGGTGGTGTTGGTCCTATGACTATTAATACTCTTATTTATCAGACCGTTGACTCTGGTGAACGCAAGATTGGCTAG
- a CDS encoding ATP-binding cassette domain-containing protein: MPGLFRQQVMEKQADRLHGEILLLPRLSHTIILSLLLAWVVAVIIWLAGSHYARKESVSVNFTIEPGETVAIVGPSDCGKTTLLKCLMGLLEPTEGEILIDGRPLKQLPNYRSQIAGVMQDDQLLAGTVGDNIACFEPQVDLQRIVHCANMACIHEEIMRMPMEYNTLVGDMGTSLSGGQKQRIVLARASHPVHGRSNQSSGHGE, from the coding sequence GTGCCAGGATTGTTCCGCCAGCAAGTCATGGAAAAACAAGCAGACCGACTGCACGGTGAGATTCTGCTTTTGCCCCGTCTTTCACACACTATCATTTTGTCATTGCTTTTAGCCTGGGTGGTTGCCGTTATTATCTGGCTTGCTGGCAGTCACTATGCCCGGAAGGAAAGCGTAAGTGTCAACTTTACCATTGAGCCTGGTGAAACCGTTGCGATAGTTGGTCCCAGTGACTGTGGCAAGACCACACTGCTCAAATGTCTGATGGGCTTGCTGGAGCCGACCGAAGGGGAAATCCTGATTGATGGCCGTCCCCTAAAGCAACTGCCAAATTATCGCAGCCAAATTGCCGGTGTTATGCAGGACGATCAATTGCTCGCTGGAACTGTCGGTGACAATATCGCCTGTTTCGAGCCTCAGGTAGATCTCCAACGTATAGTCCACTGCGCGAATATGGCGTGTATCCATGAAGAAATTATGCGTATGCCCATGGAATACAATACCCTTGTTGGTGATATGGGAACCAGCCTTAGCGGCGGTCAAAAGCAAAGAATTGTGCTGGCGCGCGCCTCGCATCCTGTTCATGGACGAAGCAACCAGTCATCTGGACATGGCGAATGA